The following are encoded together in the Desulfobulbaceae bacterium genome:
- a CDS encoding DegT/DnrJ/EryC1/StrS family aminotransferase has translation MPGFEVFGEEEKREAMEVFDTGVLFRYEFAEQRRGVYKVREFEEMFALYCGTSHAQAVTSGTAALKVALVALGVGPGDEVITQGFTFVATWEAILDIGAVPVFTEIDQTLNMDPVDLERKITPKTRAIIPVHMMGAAARIDEIQKIADHHGIPVIEDTAQSPGASVNGRKLGSFGACGTFSFDPVKTITTGEGGMVITNDPELWRTFSEYQDHGHDHVQNPGGRGGEGRRFIGFNFRMMELQGALGLAQLAKLDTIIAAQKVNKAKMRDAVASIPGVTFRQYVDEAGDSATFLSFMLPDSTQAKAVNAILREKGAGAVYFAENTWHYYPQWEHLLSGATLSRAGWPFIDGHGKRRVIYDPQVLPQSAEIMGRTLVYQVPVKLSEERLAQIVAAAHAAALV, from the coding sequence ATGCCAGGCTTTGAAGTGTTTGGAGAGGAAGAGAAGAGAGAGGCAATGGAAGTTTTTGATACCGGGGTACTCTTTCGTTATGAATTCGCGGAACAGCGTCGCGGTGTGTATAAAGTTCGTGAATTTGAGGAAATGTTTGCTCTCTATTGCGGTACCAGCCATGCACAGGCCGTTACCTCGGGGACCGCTGCTCTTAAAGTTGCGCTTGTTGCTTTAGGAGTTGGTCCCGGTGATGAGGTGATCACTCAGGGGTTTACCTTTGTCGCCACTTGGGAGGCTATTCTCGATATTGGGGCCGTTCCTGTTTTTACCGAGATAGATCAAACTTTGAATATGGACCCTGTTGATCTTGAGAGAAAAATTACTCCTAAAACGCGAGCTATTATTCCTGTGCATATGATGGGAGCAGCGGCTAGAATTGATGAAATTCAGAAGATTGCCGATCATCATGGTATTCCTGTAATCGAGGATACCGCTCAGTCCCCTGGCGCCAGTGTCAACGGGCGCAAGTTAGGAAGTTTTGGTGCGTGCGGTACTTTTTCCTTTGATCCGGTAAAGACAATTACCACTGGTGAGGGTGGGATGGTGATCACCAACGATCCTGAATTATGGAGAACGTTCTCCGAATATCAGGATCATGGGCATGATCATGTTCAAAATCCTGGTGGTCGTGGCGGGGAGGGACGTCGTTTTATAGGTTTTAATTTCCGAATGATGGAGCTTCAAGGTGCTTTGGGGCTGGCGCAATTAGCGAAGCTCGATACAATTATTGCCGCCCAAAAAGTTAACAAAGCCAAAATGCGTGATGCCGTTGCTTCAATTCCAGGTGTTACTTTTCGACAATATGTCGACGAGGCCGGAGATTCGGCGACTTTTTTGTCTTTTATGCTTCCTGATTCCACTCAGGCTAAGGCTGTTAACGCTATCCTACGAGAGAAGGGGGCTGGGGCGGTATATTTTGCCGAGAACACGTGGCATTATTATCCTCAATGGGAGCACTTGCTGAGTGGAGCAACATTGTCACGTGCTGGTTGGCCTTTTATTGATGGGCATGGAAAGCGAAGGGTCATTTATGATCCTCAGGTTTTGCCTCAATCAGCAGAGATTATGGGTCGGACTTTAGTGTATCAGGTGCCGGTCAAGCTTTCAGAAGAGAGAT